The Tautonia plasticadhaerens nucleotide sequence TGCCGGGATCGAGTCTTCCCCCGAAGTCTGCGGCGGCGAGCCTTGCGTCGCCGGTACCCGGATCACCGTGAGGACCCTGGAGCAGTACCGCCGCCAGGGCCTGACCGAGGCCCAACTCCTGGACGCCTACCCGGCGCTCCGCGCCACCGATCTGGTCAACGCCTGGGCCTACGTCGCCGCCCATCCGGGGGAGGTGGAGCGATTGATCCGAGAGGACGAGGAGGCGTAGGCCGTGGCTCGGCTCTACGCCGATGAGAATTTCCCGAGGCCGGTCGTCGAGGCCCTGCGAGGCCTTGGCCACGACGTGCTGACCGCCCTGGAGGCGGGCCAGGCTGGCCAGAGGATCGCCGATGATGCTGTGCTCGCCTATGCACACTCCCTGGCCCGTGCGGTGCTGACCCACAATCGCAAGCACTTCCGCGGCCTGCACGCCTCGGGGCAGGAACACAGCGGGATCGTTATCTGCACCGAAGACCGGGATTTCGGCATGCTGGCCGTCCGGGTCGCCGCGGCTCTGGCCGAGGCGGGAGATCCGTCGGGCCGGTTGATCCGAGTCACCCGGCCGAGGGCCTGAGGGTACGCAGGGGACCGGGCTGCGGCCGGCCCGGCTCGGCTGTCTCCCAATTCGTGATCAGCCGAGGCCGAGCCAGGGGCCGGCGGGGATCGTCGCCAGGCCGGCGAGGCCGAGGGCGAGGGGCAAGGGCAGGGGGGG carries:
- a CDS encoding DUF5615 family PIN-like protein; translation: MARLYADENFPRPVVEALRGLGHDVLTALEAGQAGQRIADDAVLAYAHSLARAVLTHNRKHFRGLHASGQEHSGIVICTEDRDFGMLAVRVAAALAEAGDPSGRLIRVTRPRA
- a CDS encoding DUF433 domain-containing protein, with protein sequence MPDELMTREVERLIAGLGAGIESSPEVCGGEPCVAGTRITVRTLEQYRRQGLTEAQLLDAYPALRATDLVNAWAYVAAHPGEVERLIREDEEA